In a genomic window of Echeneis naucrates chromosome 4, fEcheNa1.1, whole genome shotgun sequence:
- the colgalt2b gene encoding procollagen galactosyltransferase 2 isoform X2: MLREWLKSAQHVYHYVEWRPMEEPRSYTDEWGPKHWPPSRFNHLMKLRQAALKAARERWADYILFVDSDNLLTNPRVLKLMMAENLTLVAPMLESRSLYSNFWCGITPQGYYKRTPDYQPIREWKRLGCFPVPMVHSTFLLDLRRESSRDLAFYPPHPDYSWAFDDIMVFAFSARQAGVQMYVCNREHYGFLPVPLKAQQSVEDESENFIHTITEALIDHDIEPSGHLYLSPSLQDTMGFDEIFLINLKRRLDRRTRMLKTMTSLGLQPTLTNAVDGKALNTSQLQALGIEMMPGYKDPYSGRVLTRGEIGCFLSHHSIWTQVIERSLQKILILEDDVRFEPRFKRRLQAIMDDISRTQLNWDLIYVGRKRMQVQQPEQSVEGVNNLVEADYSYWTLGYALSQQGARKLLAAQPFTKMLPVDEFLPVMFNKHPNTEYMSHFEPRDLKAFSVEPLLIYPTHYTGEPGYISDTETSTIWDDEAVATDWDRQHARKTAQQGRIRPVAQNSVTGDSPPPAARASRDEL; the protein is encoded by the exons ATGTTGAGAGAATGGCTGAAGAGCGCCCAGCATGTCTACCATTACGTGGAGTGGCGGCCCATGGAGGAGCCGAG GTCGTACACAGATGAGTGGGGTCCAAAGCACTGGCCCCCCTCCCGGTTCAACCATTTGATGAAGCTGAGACAGGCGGCGCTGAAGGCTGCCAGGGAGCGATGGGCTGACTACATACTG TTTGTAGACAGCGACAACCTGCTGACGAACCCTCGCGTGCTGAAGCTGATGATGGCTGAAAACTTGACCCTGGTTGCTCCCATGTTGGAGTCTCGCTCCCTCTACTCCAACTTCTGGTGTGGCATCACCCCCCAG GGTTACTACAAGCGAACCCCAGACTACCAGCCCATCAGGGAGTGGAAGCGACTCGGCTGCTTCCCTGTTCCCATGGTGCACAGCACCTTCCTTCTAGACCTGCGTCGTGAGTCCAGCAGGGACCTGGCCTTCTACCCCCCTCACCCAGATTACAGCTGGGCGTTCGACGACATCATGGTGTTTGCTTTCTCAGCACGGCAAGCAG gtgTACAGATGTATGTGTGCAACAGAGAACACTACGGTTTCCTCCCCGTCCCTCTCAAGGCCCAGCAAAGTGTGGAGGATGAAAGTGAGAACTTCATTCACACCATTACAGAGGCTTTGA ttGACCATGACATTGAGCCCTCTGGGCACCTGTACTTGTCGCCGTCACTGCAGGACACGATGGGCTTTGATGAG ATTTTCTTGATCAACCTGAAGCGCCGATTGGACAGAAGAACCAGGATGTTGAAAACAATGACCTCGCTGGGTCTGCAGCCAACGCTGACGAATGCAGTGGACGGCAA GGCTCTGAATACCTCCCAGCTGCAGGCGTTGGGGATTGAGATGATGCCGGGCTACAAGGATCCGTACTCTGGTCGGGTCCTGACCAGAGGGGAGATCGGCTGCTTCCTTAGTCATCACTCTATATGGACACAG GTGATCGAGCGGAGCCTCCAGAAGATTCTTATTTTGGAGGACGACGTGAGGTTTGAGCCGAGGTTTAAGCGGCGGCTGCAGGCCATAATGGATGACATCAGCAGAACCCAGCTGAACTGGGACCTCAT CTATGTGGGCCGTAAGCGTATGCAGGTGCAGCAGCCGGAGCAGTCAGTGGAAGGTGTCAACAACCTGGTAGAGGCCGACTACTCCTACTGGACACTCGGCTACGCGCTGTCGCAGCAAGGAGCCAGGAAGCTGTTGGCCGCACAGCCATTCACAAAGATGCTGCCTGTCGACGAGTTCCTGCCTGTCATGTTCAACAAACACCCCAA CACTGAGTATATGTCTCACTTCGAGCCGCGGGACCTGAAGGCTTTCTCTGTGGAGCCGCTGCTGATCTACCCCACCCACTACACGGGGGAACCGGGCTACATCAGTGACACCGAGACCTCCACCATCTGGGACGACGAAGCCGTGGCCACGGACTGGGACCGGCAGCACGCCCGCAAGACGGCCCAGCAGGGTCGCATCCGGCCCGTGGCTCAGAACAGCGTCACTGGCGACTCGCCGCCTCCTGCAGCTCGAGCATCCCGTGACGAGCTCTGA